A genome region from Populus alba chromosome 3, ASM523922v2, whole genome shotgun sequence includes the following:
- the LOC118031060 gene encoding uncharacterized protein, with amino-acid sequence GVKKDIKEYHDEDEDEDEERERKWGLNKDDDKDEENDDGYWVDIESDNEAEPKERRKQCVKKDIKEGHDEDEDEENERKWGLKKDDDTDDVNEDEAGDEENDDRDKKDNERDKKVEQEEKRKQGVKKDIKEYHDEDKDEERERKWGLNKDDDDDEDEVKDEENDDGHWVDNESDNEAEPNERRKQCVKKDIKEGHDEDEDEENERKWGLKKDDDNDDVDEDEAGDEENDDRDKKDNERDKKVEQEEKRKQGVKKDIKEYHDEDEDEERERKWGLNKDDDDDEDEVEDEENDDGHWVDNESDNEAEPEERRKQCVKKDIKEGHDEDEDEENERKWGLKKDDDNDDVDEDEAGDEENDDRDKKDNERDKKVEQEEKRKQGVKKDIKEYHDEDEDEERERKWGLNKDDDDDEDEAEDEAEDEENDDGHWVDNESDNEAEPEERRKQCVKKEIKEGHDEDEDEENERKWGLKKDDDNDDVDEDEAGDEENDDGDKKDNERDKKAEQEEKRKQGVKKDIKEYHDEDEDEERERKWGLNKDDDDDEDEAKDEENDDGHWVDNESDNEAEPEERRKQCVKKDIKEGHDEDEEKERKWGLKKDDDDEDEDEVEDEENDDWDEEDNDEDEDEESDYGDKEDNDVDYNNEDEDEESDYRDEEDDDDDED; translated from the coding sequence ggtGTGAAGAAGGACATCAAAGAGTACCAtgatgaggatgaggatgaggatgaggaAAGGGAGAGAAAATGGGGTCTGAACAAGGATGATGATAAAGATGAGGAGAATGATGACGGGTATTGGGTGGATATTGAAAGCGACAACGAGGCTGAgccaaaagagagaagaaaacaatgTGTGAAAAAGGACATCAAAGAGGGCCATGAtgaggatgaagatgaagaaaatgaaagaaaatgggGTCTGAAGAAGGATGATGATACTGATGATGTTAATGAGGATGAGGCTGGAGATGAGGAGAATGATGATAGGGATAAGAAGGACAATGAAAGAGACAAAAAGGTTGagcaagaagagaaaagaaaacaaggtgTGAAGAAGGACATCAAAGAGTACCATGATGAGGATAAGGATGAGGAAAGGGAGAGAAAATGGGGGCTGAacaaggatgatgatgatgatgaagatgaggtTAAAGATGAGGAGAATGATGATGGGCATTGGGTGGATAATGAAAGCGACAATGAGGCTGAGCCAaatgagagaagaaaacaaTGTGTGAAAAAGGACATCAAAGAGGGCCATGAtgaggatgaagatgaagaaaatgaaagaaaatgggGTCTGAAGAaggatgatgataatgatgatgttgATGAGGATGAGGCTGGAGATGAGGAGAATGATGATAGGGATAAGAAGGACAATGAAAGAGACAAGAAGGTTGagcaagaagagaaaagaaaacaaggtgTGAAGAAGGACATCAAAGAGTACCAtgatgaggatgaggatgaggaAAGGGAGAGAAAATGGGGGCTGAacaaggatgatgatgatgatgaagatgaggttgaagatgaggaGAATGATGATGGGCATTGGGTGGATAATGAAAGCGACAACGAGGCTGAGccagaagagagaagaaaacaatgTGTGAAAAAGGACATCAAAGAGGGCCATGAtgaggatgaagatgaagaaaatgaaagaaaatgggGTCTGAAGAaggatgatgataatgatgatgttgATGAGGATGAGGCTGGAGATGAGGAGAATGATGATAGGGATAAGAAGGACAATGAAAGAGACAAGAAGGTTGagcaagaagagaaaagaaaacaaggtgTGAAGAAGGACATCAAAGAGTACCAtgatgaggatgaggatgaggaAAGGGAGAGAAAATGGGGGCTGAacaaggatgatgatgatgatgaagatgaggCTGAAGATGAGGCTGAAGATGAGGAGAATGATGATGGGCATTGGGTGGATAATGAAAGCGATAACGAGGCTGAGccagaagagagaagaaaacaatgTGTGAAAAAGGAAATCAAAGAGGGCCATGAtgaggatgaagatgaagaaaatgaaagaaaatgggGTCTAAAGAaggatgatgataatgatgatgttgATGAGGATGAGGCTGGAGATGAGGAGAATGATGATGGGGATAAGAAGGACAATGAAAGAGACAAGAAGGCTGagcaagaagagaaaagaaaacaaggtgTGAAGAAGGACATCAAAGAGTACCAtgatgaggatgaggatgaggaAAGGGAGAGAAAATGGGGTTTGAacaaggatgatgatgatgatgaagatgaggCTAAAGATGAGGAGAATGATGATGGGCATTGGGTGGATAATGAAAGCGACAACGAGGCTGAGccagaagagagaagaaaacaatgTGTGAAAAAGGACATCAAAGAGGGCCATGATGAGGATGAGGAAAAGGAACGAAAATGGGGCCTAAagaaggatgatgatgatgaggatgaggatgaggttgaagatgaggaGAATGATGATTGGGATGAGGAGGACAATGATGAGGATGAAGATGAGGAGAGTGATTATGGGGATAAGGAGGACAATGATGTTGATTATAATAATGAGGATGAAGA
- the LOC118031013 gene encoding uncharacterized protein, with amino-acid sequence MSSYNMKVSSSPKVSKHVECLRHLQSQHDELEAQFLEERKALEAKYHKLYQPLYTKRYEIVNGLKEVDGVMSAELDSIKEDQAIEEKGVPEFWLTAMKAHEVLAEEIKGQDEGALKFIKDIKWSRLQNPEGFELEFYFDPCPYFKNSVLTKTYHIIDESDPILSQAIGTEIERYPGKCLTTKVVKRKQRMASKKTKTTMTIKNCESFFTFFNPPQIPENEDDLDDDDYDELQDRLKQDYNIGIIIRDKIIPHAMSWFTREVIESWFTRELDGIDYDDNDYYADDGDKDEVEQEEKTKQGVKDIKEDHDEHEEEEKENESKWGVKKIDDEDEVEDEENNDRDAEDNESDKKAEQEEKRKQGVKDIKEDHDEDEDEENKRKWGLKKDDDNDDVDEDEAGDEENDDGDKKDNERDKKAEQEEKRKQGVKKDIKEYHDEDVDEENESKWSPNKDDDDDDDEDKVEDEENDDGDWEDNESDKEAEQEKRIKQDANKDIKEDHDEDEDEKNERKWGLKKDDDNDDVDEDEAGDEENDDGDKKDNERDKKAEQEEKRKQGVKKDIKEYHDEDEDEERERKWGLNKDDDEDEENDDGHWVDIESDNKAEPKERRKQCVKKDIKEGHDEDEDEENERKWGLKKDDDTDDVDKDEARDEENDDRDKKDNERDKKAEQEEKRK; translated from the exons ATGAGTAGCTATAACATGAAGGTGTCATCGTCTCCCAAGGTCAGCAAACACGTGGAGTGTCTCAGACATCTTCAG AGCCAACATGATGAGCTGGAAGCACAGTTTCTTGAGGAGAGAAAGGCATTAGAAGCTAAATACCACAAGCTTTATCAACCACTATACACTAAG AGATATGAGATTGTGAATGGTCTAAAAGAAGTTGACGGGGTTATGTCTGCTGAATTAGATAGCATAAAAGAGGATCAAGCTATAGAAG AGAAAGGAGTGCCTGAATTCTGGCTCACTGCAATGAAAGCTCATGAAGTACTAGCAGAGGAG ATTAAGGGACAAGATGAAGGAGCCCTAAAGTTCATAAAAGACATCAAGTGGTCGAGACTTCAAAATCCTGAGGGTTTCGAGCTGGAGTTTTACTTCGACCCCTGTCCTTACTTCAAAAATTCTGTCCTGACAAAGACTTATCACATAATTGATGAATCTGATCCTATTTTGAGTCAAGCAATTGG GACGGAAATTGAAAGGTATCCTGGGAAATGCTTGACGACGAAGGTTGTGAAGAGGAAACAAAGAATGGCGTCAAAGAAGACCAAAACCACCATGACAATTAAGAACTGTGAAAGTTTCTTCACATTCTTTAATCCTCCTCAGATCCCTGAGAATGAGGATGActtagatgatgatgat TATGATGAACTTCAGGACCGGCTAAAACAAGACTACAATATAGG TATTATTATTCGGGACAAAATCATTCCACATGCCATGTCATGGTTTACTAGAGAGGTTATCGAGTCATGGTTTACTAGAGAGTTAGATGGTATAGATTATGATGACAATGATTATTATGCTGATGATGGTGATAAGGATGAGGTTGAgcaagaagagaaaacaaaacaaggtgTGAAGGACATCAAAGAGGACCATGATGAGCATGAggaagaggaaaaggaaaatgaaagtaAATGGGGTGTGAAGAAGATTGATGATGAGgatgaggttgaagatgaggaGAATAATGATAGGGATGCGGAGGATAATGAAAGTGATAAGAAAGCTGagcaagaagagaaaagaaaacaaggtgTGAAGGACATCAAAGAGGACCATGAtgaggatgaagatgaagaaaataaaagaaaatggggTCTGAAGAaggatgatgataatgatgatgttgATGAGGATGAGGCTGGAGATGAGGAGAATGATGATGGGGATAAGAAGGACAATGAAAGAGACAAGAAGGCTGagcaagaagagaaaagaaaacaaggtgTGAAGAAGGACATCAAAGAGTACCATGATGAGGATGTGGATGAGGAAAATGAAAGTAAATGGAGCCCGAacaaggatgatgatgatgatgatgatgaagataagGTTGAAGATGAGGAGAATGATGATGGGGATTGGGAGGATAATGAAAGCGACAAGGAGGCTGAgcaagaaaagagaataaaacaaGATGCGAACAAGGACATCAAAGAAGACCATGATGAGgatgaagatgaaaaaaatgaaagaaaatgggGTTTGAAGAaggatgatgataatgatgatgtaGATGAGGATGAGGCTGGAGATGAGGAGAATGATGATGGGGATAAGAAGGACAATGAAAGAGACAAGAAGGCTGagcaagaagagaaaagaaaacaaggtgTGAAGAAGGACATCAAAGAGTACCAtgatgaggatgaggatgaggaAAGGGAGAGAAAATGGGGTCTGAACaaggatgatgatgaagatgaggaGAATGATGACGGGCATTGGGTGGATATTGAAAGCGACAACAAGGCTGAgccaaaagagagaagaaaacaatgTGTGAAAAAGGACATCAAAGAGGGCCATGAtgaggatgaagatgaagaaaatgaaagaaaatgggGTCTGAAGAAGGATGATGATACTGATGATGTTGATAAGGATGAGGCTAGAGATGAGGAGAATGATGATAGGGATAAGAAGGACAATGAAAGAGACAAGAAGGCTGagcaagaagagaaaagaaaataa